The genomic DNA CCCGAACTCGCGCACCGCATCAAGCCCCTGCTCGTCGACGGACAATCCGACGAACTGCACACCGTCCTCCGCAAACTGGTCTTGCAATTCCACAAACCCGGGAATCTCAACCCGGCAGGGCGGACACCACGTCGCCCACACGTTGAGCACGACCACCTCTCCGCGGTGACGGGAAAGCTGAAACGTCTCTCCGTTCATCTGTGTCAGTGCGAAGTCGGGCGCGCGGGGACCACGGTCCGGCAGATCGATATCCGGACTCAAGTCGTTCCAGAGGTAAAAACCGAACACAAGCAGAATACCCCACATCCAGTTTCGGCGCAGAAATCGGCCGATCGCATAAGCTGCTTGTATCCCCCGCTTACGTAAGGATGAGTGCTCGGCATTTTGATGTTCGTCGGATGAGCGTTGAGGAGATAGAGATGCGTTAGACATAGCCATTTCTAGAGAGGGAGAGCAGGATCAGAGCAGGCGAAAATGCGACGTGTCCCGTTCAGGAGCCCGCACTGCTGGCCTCGTTCAGAAGTGGCTTGAGTCGCGCCCGCAGCTGCTTCTCGGGCAGATAGCCCGGGCGAGCAAAGGCAATGTCGCCCTCCGCGTCGATAACAAAGGTCGTCGGCAGCCCACGTACGCCGCCATATTTTTGTACGACGCTGGACTCGCCCATGACGAGCGGGTAGTTGATCGCCATCTCCTCGGCGTAGGGGCGCACCGCTCCAAATCCACCTTTATCGAGCGAGATGCCGACGAACGTGAGTCCCTGATCGCGAAACTCTTTCTGCAGCTTGATGAAGCCCGGGATCTCCATCCGACACGGTGGACACCACGTCGCCCAGAAGTTCACGACGACGACCTCGCCGCGGTGCTCAGACAGGCGAAACGTCTCCCCGTTCATTCGTTCGAGGGCAAAATCCGGGGCCTTCTGCGACTGCAAAGGATGCTGCGAGCCGTTTGCGCCCGAAGCCCGAGTCGACGTTACGGGTGGGCTCTCCGATTCTGAGGACGAACGGTCCGGTGCTGAATCGGGGAGAAAGACGTACACTCCGCCGATGAGAACGACGACGGCAGTGAGTGCAATGATGCGAACGTACTGCGTGCTCCAGATAGACATAGACGTAGGAATCTCCGCTTGGAAGGCATAAACACTTGGTTCGGCCCGTTCCCACAGCGTGATGCACGGAGGCCGCGGGGAAACAGATGGCCAAATGGGATGCGTCCGTGCACAGACACGGCACGGGACGGCCCGCCAGAAACGCTGGCGAGCAAGCGGAGACGGTTACAAGCGCAGCACGACGGTTCGCTGCGTGCTCAGAGACATCTGAGCGGACGAAAGAAATAGAACGGAGCCACGATCTCCGTCGGGTAGAAGCAGATCACTCGGTGGAGGCACAACGATCGCGGGAGGCGGACCTCCACCCGACGACGAGCCGCCTGGAGACGAACCACCCGAATGATCGTCGGCGAATATGCCGTGCGTCCTCTGCGTAGCAGTCAGCGTCACCGCGTAATCCATCCATCGCGGCGCGGGCACGGCCACACACGGAAGGACGGGATCGGCGACATCCACGAGCACGGCGCCGTTTGACGATGTGCGCGCCGATCCGTGTACCGAGCCGGCCGTTGCTTGGCTCGACCCGTTCGACGCCGACACGGCACTCTGCTTCTGAACGGCCTGTCCATAGCACGGCACGTTCGCCCCTACGAGGAGGGGACCGAATAGCAAGAGCACGGTCGACGCCCTCAGCAGCACACGGCTGAAGACATGCTCTTCGTGGTATGTTTGGACGGCCTCAGTCATTGCGACATGTAGTTACAATCAGACACGTCGCTCAACGGCCCGTCAGGTGGTAGGTTTCGACAGCCCACTCCTCGGAGCCTTGTTGTAGCCGATGTCAACGTGAAGTGGGGCCGAGACGATCGCCCCCTGATCTGACGTTTTACTCCGAAACGTTCTTCGCCCCGCCCGCATCCGCCGACATTCGGCAAGGGTTGTCTTCGGGCTCATAGGGGAGCGTGATCGTGAAGAGGCTGCCCTTGCCCTTCTCGCTCTCCAGGGTAATCCGTCCACCCAGCAAATCGACCAGTCGGTGCGTGATGTGAAGGCCCAGCCCGACGCCCTCGTAGGTTCGCGTGTAGCCCTCCGACTCCTGCGTAAACTCGTGGAAGATCTTCTCCGCAAACGCCTCGTCAATGCCAATACCGGTGTCCTCCACCTCGATGCAGACGTGCTCGTCTGCGGGGTGGAGTCCGACACGAACGCCTCCGTCGTCGGTAAATTTGACGGCGTTGGAGATTAGATTTGCCAGAACGCGGTGGATCGCCCCACGGTCGGTCGAGGCCATGACGGGCTGGCCCGGCACGTCGGCTTCCAGACGCAACCCTTTGTCCTCCGCATCCTTCTGAAAAAGAGACAACGCCTCGCGCACCTCCTCCGTCAGGTCGACCGTCTCGGCTTTCATCTCGACGGTCTTACTTTCAAGCTGAGCGAGATCCAAGACGGACGTCAGCGTGCGCTCGAGGCGGCGGCCGCTCTGGAAGATCATCGACAGCAGATCGTAATTCTCTCCCTCAATCTCGTCCTGCAGCACCTCGGTGAACCCGATGATCGCCGTGAGCGGCGTGCGGATCTCGTGACTCATGTTGGCGAGGAACGACGACTTCAGGCGGCTCATCTCTTCGGCCTGCTCCTTCGCCTGGATGAGTTCTCGCTCTCGCTCTTTGCGCTCAGTAATGTCCAGAACGATCGCGATGAATCGAGGTCGCACCTCGCCGCGGTTCAACTGCAACCGGACCTGGACCGGATAGGAGCTCCCGTCCTTGCGCTGATGCGTGGTTTCAAAAATAACGATCTCTTTCTCTCCCGACCGGAGCGGTGCCAGAACCTCTTCGAAGGTCTCCAGATCGTAAGGTTTGAGGTCCAGCGGCGTGAGTTCGGCGAGCTCGTCGGCCTCGTACCCGAGGTTTTCGCGGGCCCCTCGGCTCGTCTGCACGAACTCGAGTGTTTCGGCGTCGAAGACGTAGATTTCGCTGGGCACCGCCTCCAGAAGCCGACCGAACCGCTGCTCGATGGAAATCTGACGCCTGCGCTCCGTGATGTCGGTGATGGATCCCGCCACACGGACGGGCTCACCCTCCTCGTTCCAGATCGCCTGACCGCGCGCCTGAAACCAGCGGTACGTCCCGTCCTTCGACCGGCACCGATATTCGACATCGTACGGCGTACGGTCGTGCAGATGCTCCTCAATCGCCTTCATGGTCGGCTCAACATCATCAGGATGCAACACGTCCTTCCACGCCTCAAGCGTCTGATCAAACACGTCGGGCGGCCACCCGATGAGCTCGATAAACCGATCCGAATACCAGACCTCGCCATTCTTCAGGTCCCAGTCCCACAGACCGTCCTTGGAGCCGCGCACGGCGAGATCAAACCGCTCTTCGCTCTTGCGGAGCTCCTCTTCCGCCTGTTTTCGCTCCGTGATGTCGACGTGCGTTCCGACCATCCGTAGCGGGTTGCCATCCTCGTCCCACTCTACGATCTTCCCCCGGTCGAGTACCCAACGCCATGAGCCGTCCTTGTGGCGCATACGGATCTCCTGGTCGAGATACGAAAGCTCGCCCCTGGCGTGGGCTTCAATGTCGTCGTAGACGGACTGCAGATCGTCCGGATGAGTGTGCCGCTCGAAAAACGTGTTATCGTACTCCAGTTCGTCGAGCGTGTACCCGAGGATGGCGGCCCAGCGCTCGTCGTAGACCGTTGCATCGGTCTGCATATTCCAGTCCCACATTCCCGCGCGACCACCGACAATAGCCATCTCCAGCCGCTCACGCTGCTCTTCCAGCGCCTGCCGACGCTGGTAGGCGTCGGTCACGTCGCGAAAAACGAGCACGACGCCGAGCAACTCGCCCTCACGCGACCGAATGGGGGCCGCGCTGTCGGCAATCTGTCGTTCGATCTCTTCCCGGTCGTGGAGAACCCGGTTGTTGTTCATCCCCACGATGTCACCGCTTTCCAGCACCTCGCCAACCGAGCTTTCGACCGGTTTGCCAGTTGCAGGATCACGCAAGTCCACGACCTCCCTCAACGCATGCCCGTCTGCCTCTTCCGCCGTCCATCCAGTGAGATCCTCGGCAACACGGTTCATCTCCGTGATACGACCGGAGGTATCCGTCGAGATGACGGCATCGCCGATCGAGTTAAGTGTGACCGACAGATATTCCTCGCGCTCGCGGAGCGTCTCGGTCAGTTCGCGCCGCTGCGTAATGTCGCGCTGAACGGATACCCAGTGCTCCACCGTCCCGCCGTCGCCGCGCACCGGCGTAATGCTCCACTCAACCCAGAAGGGCGTTCCGTCCTTGCGGTAGTTGAGGCCGGTGATGCTGGTCACAGGCTTCCCTTCCTCAAGACACGTGCGGACGCGATTCAGGATGCCGCGATTCGTATCCGGACCCTGCAAGATGCGAGGCGTCTTGCCGATCACTTCCTCAGCCGAATATCCGGTCATCTCTTCGAATGCCGGGTTGACGTACTCAATCCGAGGCCCGGGTTCGTCAATTGGAGCTCCCTCCGTTATGATCACGGACTCTGCAGCATCCTTGACCGCGCAACTCATGAGCTTTAGCTGCTGCTCCCGGGCATGACGCTCGGTGATATCGTCGAAATAGATCGAGAGCCCGCCTTTGTCCAATGGATAGGCCTTGACGTCAAACCAGGCCTCAAGCGACGGGGAGTACGATTCGAACTGCACCGCCTCAAGCTCCTCCAGGGCGAGCTGCAGTCGCTTGTACACGATCAATTCCTTTTCCTCGGGAAACTCTTCCCAGAGATGCTCCCCGATCATTTCATCGCTCGAGCGCTGCACGAATTCTGCGGCTCGCTGATTCAGGTACGTGACGGTCCACTCGCTATCGACGGCAATGAACCCATCCGTAATGCTTTCGAGAATCTCTTCCCGGTGACGCGGCTGCGCACGATATTCGAGCTGGTCGATAATCACATCCGCGAGCTGCTGCAGCGTGGCTTGCTCGTCCTCCGTCAGGCCACCCGGACGGGGCGCGGTGTCCAGCACACACAAACGGCCAATGGCAATGCCGTTCGGGGTTGTGAGCGCCGCTCCCGCGTAAAACCGAATTCCCGGTGCCCCCGTCACGAACGGATTTTCGCAAAACCGAGGATCCACTGTTGCGTCGTCGACAACGAGCAGCGACTCCGTATCGAGTGCACGTGCACAGAATGATGTGTTGAGGTCGACCTCTTTCCTCTGAAAACCCGTCTGCGCCTTGGCCCATTGACAGCGGTCGCTGACAAAATGAATCCCAGCCATCGGCATACCCAGAAGCCGAGCCGCCAGATCAACGATCCGATCGAATGCGGCCTCCTCATCCGTCCCCAGAATCTCGTACCGGCGTAGCGCGACCAGACGTTGGTGATCTCGACCGGAGTTCGAGGGGACAGACGGGGGAAGGGGCGTCATGGGACGACGTGGT from Longibacter salinarum includes the following:
- a CDS encoding TlpA family protein disulfide reductase encodes the protein MWGILLVFGFYLWNDLSPDIDLPDRGPRAPDFALTQMNGETFQLSRHRGEVVVLNVWATWCPPCRVEIPGFVELQDQFAEDGVQFVGLSVDEQGLDAVREFGRTNELNYPQVASRSVAWKKYGQTRTVPRTYVIDKAGRVRYRHTGLLLKGALEPVLNELSAEEYSASEMSALEADEMTTR
- a CDS encoding peroxiredoxin family protein; protein product: MSIWSTQYVRIIALTAVVVLIGGVYVFLPDSAPDRSSSESESPPVTSTRASGANGSQHPLQSQKAPDFALERMNGETFRLSEHRGEVVVVNFWATWCPPCRMEIPGFIKLQKEFRDQGLTFVGISLDKGGFGAVRPYAEEMAINYPLVMGESSVVQKYGGVRGLPTTFVIDAEGDIAFARPGYLPEKQLRARLKPLLNEASSAGS
- a CDS encoding PAS domain S-box protein; protein product: MTPLPPSVPSNSGRDHQRLVALRRYEILGTDEEAAFDRIVDLAARLLGMPMAGIHFVSDRCQWAKAQTGFQRKEVDLNTSFCARALDTESLLVVDDATVDPRFCENPFVTGAPGIRFYAGAALTTPNGIAIGRLCVLDTAPRPGGLTEDEQATLQQLADVIIDQLEYRAQPRHREEILESITDGFIAVDSEWTVTYLNQRAAEFVQRSSDEMIGEHLWEEFPEEKELIVYKRLQLALEELEAVQFESYSPSLEAWFDVKAYPLDKGGLSIYFDDITERHAREQQLKLMSCAVKDAAESVIITEGAPIDEPGPRIEYVNPAFEEMTGYSAEEVIGKTPRILQGPDTNRGILNRVRTCLEEGKPVTSITGLNYRKDGTPFWVEWSITPVRGDGGTVEHWVSVQRDITQRRELTETLREREEYLSVTLNSIGDAVISTDTSGRITEMNRVAEDLTGWTAEEADGHALREVVDLRDPATGKPVESSVGEVLESGDIVGMNNNRVLHDREEIERQIADSAAPIRSREGELLGVVLVFRDVTDAYQRRQALEEQRERLEMAIVGGRAGMWDWNMQTDATVYDERWAAILGYTLDELEYDNTFFERHTHPDDLQSVYDDIEAHARGELSYLDQEIRMRHKDGSWRWVLDRGKIVEWDEDGNPLRMVGTHVDITERKQAEEELRKSEERFDLAVRGSKDGLWDWDLKNGEVWYSDRFIELIGWPPDVFDQTLEAWKDVLHPDDVEPTMKAIEEHLHDRTPYDVEYRCRSKDGTYRWFQARGQAIWNEEGEPVRVAGSITDITERRRQISIEQRFGRLLEAVPSEIYVFDAETLEFVQTSRGARENLGYEADELAELTPLDLKPYDLETFEEVLAPLRSGEKEIVIFETTHQRKDGSSYPVQVRLQLNRGEVRPRFIAIVLDITERKERERELIQAKEQAEEMSRLKSSFLANMSHEIRTPLTAIIGFTEVLQDEIEGENYDLLSMIFQSGRRLERTLTSVLDLAQLESKTVEMKAETVDLTEEVREALSLFQKDAEDKGLRLEADVPGQPVMASTDRGAIHRVLANLISNAVKFTDDGGVRVGLHPADEHVCIEVEDTGIGIDEAFAEKIFHEFTQESEGYTRTYEGVGLGLHITHRLVDLLGGRITLESEKGKGSLFTITLPYEPEDNPCRMSADAGGAKNVSE